From one Streptococcus pneumoniae genomic stretch:
- the nrdE gene encoding class 1b ribonucleoside-diphosphate reductase subunit alpha yields MSLKRLEDVTYFRLNNEINRPVDGQIMLHKDKEALDAFFKENVEPNTKQFSSITEKIAYLIEENYLEKEFIALYKPAFIEELSSFIHAQDFHFKSFMAAYKFYNQYALKTNDGEYYLESMEDRVLFNALYFANGNETIAKDIADEIIHQRYQPATPSFLNAGRSRRGELVSCFLIQVTDDMNSIGRSVNSALQLSRIGGGVGISLSNLREAGAPIKGYEGAASGVVPVMKLFEDSFSYSNQLGQRQGAGVVYLNVFHPDIIAFLSTKKENADEKVRVKTLSLGVVIPDKFYELARKNEDMYLFSPYSIEREYGVPFAYIDITEKYDELVANPKIAKTKIKARDLETEISKLQQESGYPYVINIDTANRSNPIDGKIVMSNLCSEILQVQDPSLINDAQEYVHLGTDVSCNLGSTNIVNMMTSPDFGKSIRTMTRALTFVTDSSHISAVPSIAHGNSLAHTFGLGAMGLHSYLAQQFIDYGSAEAVEFTSVYFMLMNYWTLVESNNIARERGVTFHNFEKSDYANGSYFDKYLTDQYLPTLDRVKELFKDIFIPAAKDWADLRDKVQKDGLYHQNRLAVAPNGSISYINDVSASIHPITQRIEERQEKKIGKIYYPAAGLSTETIPFYKSAYDMDMRKVIDVYAAATEHVDQGLSLTLFMRSDIPQGIYEWKTESKQTTRDLSILRNYAFNKGIKSIYYIRTFTDDGDEVGANQCESCVI; encoded by the coding sequence ATGAGTCTCAAACGATTAGAAGATGTTACTTATTTTCGTTTAAATAATGAAATCAACCGTCCTGTGGATGGGCAAATCATGCTCCACAAGGATAAGGAAGCACTTGATGCTTTCTTTAAAGAAAATGTCGAGCCAAATACAAAGCAGTTCTCTTCTATTACTGAAAAAATTGCCTACTTGATAGAAGAAAACTACTTAGAAAAAGAATTTATTGCGCTTTACAAGCCAGCTTTCATTGAAGAGCTATCTAGCTTTATCCATGCCCAAGATTTCCACTTTAAATCTTTCATGGCAGCCTATAAATTCTACAACCAATATGCCCTTAAGACCAATGACGGCGAATATTATTTAGAAAGCATGGAAGACCGTGTCCTCTTTAACGCTCTTTACTTTGCAAATGGAAATGAGACTATTGCTAAAGACATTGCTGATGAAATCATCCACCAACGCTATCAGCCTGCAACTCCAAGCTTTTTAAATGCAGGACGTAGCCGACGTGGTGAATTGGTATCTTGTTTTCTCATCCAAGTGACCGATGATATGAACTCTATTGGACGCTCAGTCAACTCAGCTCTGCAACTCTCTCGTATCGGTGGTGGTGTAGGAATCTCCCTTAGCAATCTCCGTGAAGCAGGCGCCCCCATCAAAGGCTATGAAGGAGCGGCGTCTGGAGTTGTTCCTGTCATGAAGCTCTTTGAAGATAGCTTCTCCTACTCTAACCAACTTGGACAACGTCAAGGAGCAGGGGTTGTTTATCTCAACGTCTTTCACCCTGACATCATCGCCTTTTTATCCACTAAAAAAGAAAATGCCGATGAGAAAGTTCGGGTTAAAACCCTATCGCTCGGTGTAGTCATTCCTGATAAATTCTACGAATTGGCGCGTAAAAATGAGGACATGTACCTCTTTAGCCCTTACTCGATTGAGCGTGAATACGGGGTGCCATTTGCCTATATCGACATCACTGAAAAATACGATGAACTGGTCGCTAATCCAAAGATTGCAAAGACCAAAATCAAGGCTCGTGATTTGGAAACAGAGATTTCAAAACTCCAACAAGAATCAGGTTATCCTTATGTCATTAACATTGACACTGCCAATCGTTCAAATCCGATTGATGGAAAAATTGTCATGAGTAATCTCTGCTCAGAAATCCTCCAAGTCCAAGACCCTAGCCTCATCAATGACGCCCAAGAATATGTTCACTTGGGAACGGACGTGTCTTGTAACTTAGGTTCGACCAACATTGTCAACATGATGACATCCCCAGACTTTGGAAAATCCATCCGCACCATGACACGCGCCCTTACCTTTGTCACAGATAGCTCACACATCTCAGCGGTTCCTTCGATTGCACATGGCAACAGCCTTGCTCATACCTTCGGGCTTGGAGCTATGGGACTTCACAGCTATCTAGCTCAGCAATTCATTGATTACGGTTCTGCTGAAGCCGTTGAATTTACCAGCGTTTACTTCATGTTGATGAACTACTGGACCTTGGTCGAGTCAAACAACATCGCTCGTGAACGTGGCGTGACCTTCCATAACTTTGAAAAATCAGACTATGCAAACGGCAGCTACTTTGACAAATATCTGACAGACCAATATCTACCGACTTTGGATCGTGTGAAAGAACTCTTCAAAGATATCTTTATCCCAGCTGCCAAAGACTGGGCAGACTTGCGTGACAAGGTTCAAAAAGACGGACTTTACCATCAAAACCGCTTGGCAGTAGCCCCTAACGGCTCTATCAGCTATATCAATGATGTTTCTGCTTCGATTCATCCAATCACTCAACGGATCGAAGAACGCCAAGAGAAGAAAATCGGTAAAATCTACTACCCAGCTGCTGGGTTATCCACTGAAACGATTCCATTCTACAAATCTGCCTATGACATGGACATGCGAAAAGTCATTGACGTCTATGCCGCAGCAACTGAGCATGTCGATCAAGGACTCTCTCTCACGCTTTTCATGCGCAGTGACATTCCTCAAGGCATCTACGAATGGAAAACAGAAAGCAAGCAAACCACACGCGACCTTTCTATCTTGCGTAACTACGCCTTTAACAAAGGAATCAAATCCATCTACTACATTCGCACCTTTACCGATGACGGAGACGAAGTCGGCGCTAACCAATGTGAAAGCTGCGTGATTTAA
- the nrdH gene encoding glutaredoxin-like protein NrdH codes for MVTIYSKNNCVQCKMTKRFLDTNHVAYKEINLDEQPEYIEHVKNLGFNAAPVVQTPTEAFSGFQPGKLKKLS; via the coding sequence ATGGTCACCATTTATTCAAAGAATAATTGTGTTCAATGCAAGATGACAAAACGTTTTTTGGACACAAACCATGTCGCTTATAAAGAGATTAACCTAGATGAGCAACCAGAATATATCGAACATGTGAAAAATCTTGGTTTTAATGCCGCTCCAGTCGTGCAAACACCGACTGAAGCTTTCTCTGGCTTCCAACCAGGAAAACTAAAGAAATTATCCTAA
- the ptsP gene encoding phosphoenolpyruvate--protein phosphotransferase gives MTEMLKGIAASDGVAVAKAYLLVQPDLSFETVSVEDTNAEEARLDAALEASQNELSVIREKAVDSLGEEAAQVFDAHLMVLADPEMVGQIKETIRAKQVNAEAGLKEVTDMFITIFEGMDDNPYMQERAADIRDVTKRVLSHLLGVRLPNPAMINEEVIVIAHDLTPSDTAQLDKNFVKAFVTNIGGRTSHSAIMARTLEIAAVLGTNNITERVKDGDVIAANGITGEVLINPTDEQIAEFKAAGEAYAKQKAEWALLKDTKTVTADGKHFELAANIGTPKDVEGVNENGAEAVGLYRTEFLYMDSQDFPTEDEQYEAYKAVLEGMNGKPVVVRTMDIGGDKELPYFDLPHEMNPFLGFRALRISISETGNQMFRTQLRALLRASVHGQLRIMFPMVALVTEFRAAKAIYEEEKAKLIAEGVAVADNIEVGIMIEIPAAAMLADQFAKEVDFFSIGTNDLIQYTMAADRMNEQVSYLYQPYNPSILRLINNVIKAAHAEGKWAGMCGEMAGDQTAVPLLVGMGLDEFSMSATSVLRTRSLMKKLDTKKMQELAERALTECATMEEVLELEKEYVDFD, from the coding sequence ATGACAGAAATGCTTAAAGGAATTGCAGCATCAGATGGTGTTGCCGTTGCTAAAGCATATCTACTCGTTCAACCGGACTTGTCATTTGAGACTGTTTCAGTCGAAGATACAAACGCAGAAGAGGCTCGTTTGGATGCAGCTCTTGAAGCTTCACAAAACGAGCTTTCTGTTATCCGTGAAAAAGCAGTAGATAGCTTAGGCGAAGAAGCAGCGCAAGTATTTGACGCTCACTTAATGGTTCTTGCTGACCCAGAAATGGTTGGTCAGATTAAAGAGACAATTCGTGCAAAACAAGTCAATGCAGAAGCAGGCTTGAAAGAAGTAACAGATATGTTTATCACGATCTTTGAAGGTATGGATGATAATCCATACATGCAAGAGCGTGCAGCAGATATCCGTGACGTGACTAAACGTGTACTTTCTCACCTCCTTGGTGTTCGCTTGCCAAATCCTGCGATGATTAACGAAGAAGTGATTGTCATTGCGCATGACTTGACTCCATCAGACACTGCACAATTAGATAAAAACTTTGTAAAAGCATTTGTGACAAACATTGGTGGACGTACAAGCCACTCAGCTATTATGGCTCGTACACTTGAAATTGCAGCTGTTCTTGGAACAAATAATATCACAGAGCGTGTGAAAGATGGCGATGTGATTGCTGCTAACGGGATTACAGGTGAGGTTCTCATCAACCCAACAGACGAGCAAATTGCAGAATTTAAAGCAGCTGGCGAAGCCTATGCGAAGCAAAAAGCAGAATGGGCTCTTTTGAAAGATACGAAAACTGTGACAGCTGATGGCAAACATTTTGAGCTTGCTGCAAACATTGGTACACCTAAAGACGTTGAAGGTGTTAATGAAAATGGTGCAGAAGCTGTTGGTCTTTACCGTACAGAGTTCCTTTACATGGACTCACAAGATTTTCCAACAGAAGATGAGCAATACGAAGCCTACAAGGCTGTTCTTGAAGGCATGAATGGTAAGCCTGTTGTCGTTCGTACAATGGATATCGGTGGAGATAAGGAGCTTCCTTACTTCGATCTTCCACATGAAATGAATCCATTCCTTGGTTTCCGTGCCCTTCGTATCTCTATCTCTGAGACTGGAAATCAAATGTTCCGTACGCAATTACGTGCCCTTCTTCGTGCGTCTGTTCATGGACAACTCCGTATCATGTTCCCAATGGTGGCGCTTGTGACGGAATTCCGTGCAGCAAAAGCTATCTATGAAGAAGAAAAAGCGAAATTGATTGCAGAAGGTGTAGCAGTTGCAGATAATATTGAAGTAGGTATCATGATTGAGATTCCAGCAGCAGCAATGCTTGCGGATCAATTTGCCAAAGAAGTTGACTTCTTCTCAATTGGTACAAATGACCTTATCCAATACACAATGGCTGCTGACCGTATGAATGAGCAAGTTTCATACTTGTACCAACCATACAACCCATCAATCCTTCGCTTGATTAACAATGTAATCAAAGCAGCACATGCAGAAGGCAAGTGGGCTGGTATGTGTGGAGAAATGGCAGGAGACCAAACAGCTGTACCACTTCTTGTAGGTATGGGCTTGGATGAGTTCTCAATGAGTGCAACTTCTGTCCTTCGTACTCGTAGCTTGATGAAGAAATTGGATACGAAGAAAATGCAAGAACTTGCAGAACGTGCATTGACAGAATGTGCAACAATGGAAGAAGTTCTTGAATTAGAAAAAGAATACGTTGATTTTGACTAA
- a CDS encoding type II CAAX endopeptidase family protein: MKKKIINVLKFVGLFFAIREINGLPAILMVWSRKIPFYAESLLAIVFLMGILVLIRVMWGYYKRYLSEEVKSQSFTKKDILPLVGYTLLGYIASIVGAQLTFFLSGQSMPDNQAAIDSVAGLVDKSHLPSSLLFILGISVLTPIMEELIFRGFGIVYFFQNDRSLAAGLVTSSLFAFAHLLGVYGIDWVSFPIYFLMGGAIYLSYAYRRNLKDAMVIHIMKNTLLGIILLLSMFA, encoded by the coding sequence ATGAAAAAGAAAATAATCAATGTGTTAAAATTTGTAGGTTTGTTTTTTGCCATTCGTGAAATCAACGGCTTACCAGCCATACTGATGGTTTGGAGTAGAAAAATCCCATTTTATGCTGAGAGTTTACTAGCGATTGTCTTTCTTATGGGGATTCTAGTTCTCATTCGAGTGATGTGGGGATACTATAAGAGGTACCTTTCTGAAGAAGTGAAAAGCCAATCGTTTACCAAGAAAGACATTTTACCTCTAGTAGGCTACACTCTATTGGGCTATATTGCTAGTATCGTAGGAGCGCAGCTAACCTTCTTCTTATCCGGTCAATCCATGCCTGATAATCAAGCAGCTATCGATTCAGTTGCTGGATTAGTGGATAAGAGCCACCTTCCTTCTTCTCTTTTATTTATCCTTGGTATTTCTGTATTGACACCAATAATGGAAGAATTGATTTTTAGAGGATTTGGAATTGTTTATTTCTTTCAAAACGATCGTAGTCTTGCCGCAGGTCTTGTGACGAGTAGTCTGTTTGCTTTTGCTCATTTGCTAGGAGTATATGGCATTGACTGGGTTTCATTTCCGATTTATTTCTTGATGGGTGGAGCGATTTATCTATCCTATGCCTATCGGAGAAATCTCAAAGATGCTATGGTGATACACATCATGAAAAATACTTTACTAGGGATCATTTTATTGCTGTCTATGTTTGCATAA
- a CDS encoding NADP-dependent glyceraldehyde-3-phosphate dehydrogenase, translated as MIQYQNYINGEWKSSAKEITISSPINGEILGTVPAMTQEEVDIAMEKARVVLPFWRTLSAVERAHYLHKVADILERDQEKIGEILAKEVAKGIKVAISEVVRTADLIRYAAEEGIRIHGQVMEGGGFEAASKKKLAVVRREPVGVVLAIAPFNYPVNLSASKIAPALIGGNVVMFKPPTQGSISGLLLAKAFAEAGLPAGVFNTITGRGSEIGDYIIEHKEVNFINFTGSTPIGERIGKLAGMRPIMLELGGKDAALVLEDADLEHAAKQIVSGAYSYSGQRCTAIKRVLVMESVADELARLIQAEVEKLTVGNPFDNADITPVIDHQSADFIWNLIEDAKEKGATALTPLKREGNLIWPALFDHVSLEMDVAWEEPFGPVLPIIRISSIEEGVAICNQSEFGLQSSVFTNDFPKAFEIAEKLEVGTVHINHKTQRGPDNFPFLGIKGSGAGVQGIRYSIEAMTQVKSIVFDVK; from the coding sequence TTGATACAATATCAGAATTATATCAATGGAGAGTGGAAATCCTCTGCAAAGGAGATTACGATTTCCTCTCCGATTAACGGAGAAATTTTGGGAACAGTACCTGCAATGACACAGGAAGAAGTAGATATTGCAATGGAAAAGGCTCGTGTAGTTTTGCCTTTTTGGCGTACCTTATCTGCGGTGGAGCGTGCTCACTATTTGCACAAGGTGGCAGATATTTTAGAGCGTGATCAAGAAAAAATTGGTGAAATTCTCGCAAAAGAAGTCGCAAAAGGAATTAAGGTAGCCATTAGTGAAGTGGTTCGGACTGCTGATTTGATTCGATATGCAGCAGAAGAAGGAATCCGTATTCATGGGCAGGTTATGGAAGGTGGCGGTTTTGAGGCTGCAAGTAAGAAAAAATTAGCGGTAGTCCGCAGAGAGCCTGTGGGAGTGGTTCTTGCTATTGCACCTTTTAACTATCCTGTGAACCTCTCTGCTTCAAAAATTGCACCGGCTCTCATTGGAGGAAATGTGGTCATGTTTAAGCCACCAACGCAAGGTTCTATTTCAGGATTATTGCTAGCCAAGGCTTTTGCGGAAGCGGGTTTGCCTGCTGGTGTCTTTAATACCATTACAGGTCGCGGCTCTGAGATTGGGGATTATATCATTGAGCATAAGGAAGTGAATTTTATCAATTTCACTGGTTCAACACCGATTGGAGAGCGAATTGGTAAATTAGCTGGTATGCGTCCGATTATGCTGGAATTGGGTGGTAAAGATGCCGCGCTTGTCTTAGAAGACGCAGATTTAGAACATGCGGCTAAACAAATCGTTTCTGGTGCTTATAGTTACTCTGGTCAACGTTGCACAGCGATTAAACGAGTGCTTGTCATGGAGAGTGTGGCAGATGAGCTTGCTCGTCTTATCCAAGCAGAGGTCGAGAAATTGACAGTGGGGAATCCATTTGACAATGCGGATATTACACCCGTTATTGACCATCAGTCGGCTGATTTTATCTGGAATTTAATCGAGGATGCTAAAGAAAAAGGAGCTACGGCTCTTACACCGTTAAAACGCGAGGGAAATCTTATTTGGCCAGCTCTGTTTGACCATGTGAGCTTAGAGATGGATGTGGCGTGGGAAGAGCCATTTGGACCAGTTTTACCAATCATTCGTATTTCATCTATTGAAGAAGGAGTCGCGATTTGTAATCAATCAGAATTTGGTTTGCAATCTTCTGTCTTTACCAATGATTTTCCAAAAGCCTTTGAGATTGCAGAGAAATTAGAAGTCGGAACAGTCCATATCAATCATAAAACGCAACGAGGACCGGATAATTTCCCATTCTTAGGTATCAAGGGGTCTGGTGCAGGTGTGCAAGGAATTAGGTATAGTATTGAAGCAATGACACAAGTGAAATCGATTGTATTTGATGTAAAATAA
- a CDS encoding phosphocarrier protein HPr, with amino-acid sequence MASKDFHIVAETGIHARPATLLVQTASKFASDITLEYKGKSVNLKSIMGVMSLGVGQGADVTISAEGADADDAIAAISETMEKEGLA; translated from the coding sequence ATGGCTTCTAAAGATTTCCACATTGTGGCAGAAACAGGTATTCACGCACGTCCAGCAACTTTGCTTGTTCAAACAGCTAGCAAATTTGCATCAGACATCACTCTTGAGTACAAAGGTAAATCAGTAAACCTTAAATCAATCATGGGTGTTATGAGTCTTGGTGTTGGTCAAGGTGCTGATGTAACGATTTCAGCTGAAGGTGCAGATGCAGATGATGCTATCGCTGCAATCTCAGAAACAATGGAAAAAGAGGGTTTGGCATAA
- the nrdF gene encoding class 1b ribonucleoside-diphosphate reductase subunit beta yields the protein MTTYYKAINWNAIEDVIDKSTWEKLTEQFWLDTRIPLSNDLDDWRKLSHKEKDLVGKVFGGLTLLDTLQSESGVDALRKDVRTAHEEAVFNNIQFMESVHAKSYSSIFSTLNTKAEIDEIFEWTNTNPYLQKKAEIVNEIYLNGTPLEKKVASVFLETFLFYSGFFTPLYYLGNNKLANVAEIIKLIIRDESVHGTYIGYKFQLGFNELSEAEQDKLRDWMYDLLYTLYENEEGYTESLYDEVGWTEEVKTFLRYNANKALMNLGQDPLFPDTADDVNPIVMNGISTGTSNHDFFSQVGNGYLLGNVEAMQDDDYLVGME from the coding sequence ATGACTACATACTACAAAGCCATTAACTGGAATGCTATCGAAGATGTCATTGACAAATCAACCTGGGAAAAATTAACCGAGCAATTTTGGCTCGATACCCGAATCCCGCTCTCTAATGACCTAGATGACTGGAGAAAACTCTCCCACAAGGAAAAAGACTTGGTCGGAAAAGTCTTTGGAGGATTGACCCTTTTAGACACGCTTCAGTCCGAGTCTGGGGTTGATGCCCTTCGAAAGGACGTCCGTACTGCCCACGAAGAGGCTGTCTTTAACAATATCCAATTTATGGAATCTGTCCACGCTAAATCCTACTCTTCTATCTTTTCAACCTTGAATACTAAGGCAGAAATTGACGAGATTTTTGAGTGGACTAATACCAATCCCTATCTCCAAAAAAAGGCAGAAATCGTCAATGAAATCTACCTCAACGGAACTCCTTTGGAGAAAAAAGTAGCCAGTGTATTCCTTGAAACTTTCCTCTTTTACTCTGGTTTCTTCACCCCGCTCTACTATCTAGGCAATAACAAACTAGCCAATGTCGCTGAAATTATCAAGCTTATCATCCGTGACGAGTCCGTCCACGGCACCTACATCGGCTATAAATTCCAACTGGGATTTAATGAATTGTCAGAAGCCGAGCAAGACAAGCTCCGCGACTGGATGTATGACCTCCTCTACACTCTCTATGAGAACGAGGAAGGCTATACAGAGAGCCTCTATGATGAAGTTGGCTGGACTGAGGAAGTCAAGACATTCCTTCGCTACAATGCTAATAAAGCACTTATGAACTTGGGACAAGATCCGCTTTTCCCCGATACGGCAGATGACGTGAATCCTATCGTCATGAACGGAATCTCCACAGGTACCTCTAACCATGACTTCTTCTCCCAAGTCGGAAACGGCTATCTCTTAGGAAATGTTGAAGCTATGCAGGACGATGATTATCTGGTTGGAATGGAATAA
- a CDS encoding DUF3169 family protein, whose product MKNKKRVNVFLFLFLLGCGISGYFVGCGIASYFVGYEIGSGSLFKEIFHMLLTLEWYVYLAQVASLVFLGMTFYLLHRSRLEAIAYQKAEEEDDEDKMDQFYKSAHKKLEYGTITYNIYSVSMIFSLFGAFYMIAVDFAQFWVLLVSFIIYLSLFFLTPYYRKTLKMVRNYDFPKFAMPEDALNLIRSYDEGEREANYENSFMTLFRLNQIILPALYIILDVISLALQEVQLTAFLIVAFIHIYINIREIPMIKKYFK is encoded by the coding sequence ATGAAAAATAAGAAACGAGTGAACGTATTTCTATTTCTATTTTTATTGGGATGTGGAATTAGTGGCTACTTTGTTGGATGTGGAATTGCTAGCTACTTTGTTGGATATGAAATAGGGAGTGGAAGTCTATTTAAGGAGATATTCCATATGTTATTAACCTTGGAGTGGTATGTATATTTAGCTCAAGTGGCTAGTCTTGTGTTTCTTGGTATGACTTTTTATTTGTTACATCGTAGTCGCTTAGAGGCTATTGCTTATCAAAAGGCGGAGGAAGAGGACGATGAGGACAAGATGGATCAATTCTACAAATCTGCCCATAAAAAGTTAGAATATGGAACAATTACTTATAATATTTATAGTGTCAGCATGATTTTCTCGCTCTTTGGTGCTTTTTACATGATTGCCGTAGATTTTGCTCAGTTTTGGGTTTTACTGGTGTCTTTTATCATCTATCTTTCACTATTCTTCTTAACTCCTTATTATCGAAAAACCTTGAAGATGGTTCGGAATTATGATTTTCCCAAATTTGCCATGCCTGAGGATGCTTTGAATTTGATACGGAGTTACGATGAGGGAGAGCGGGAAGCAAATTATGAAAATAGCTTTATGACCCTATTTCGTCTTAACCAGATTATCTTACCTGCCCTCTATATTATTTTAGACGTTATTTCCTTAGCTCTTCAAGAGGTACAGTTAACCGCTTTCTTAATTGTTGCTTTTATTCATATTTATATCAACATTCGGGAAATTCCGATGATTAAAAAATATTTCAAATAA